GACCGCATCGCTGACCTGATGGTAAAATTCAGTAGACGGGCGCTGATCGAATATCTGAACGGAACTACGGGCGAAGTCATGTTGACGGTGACGGGTGAAGTGGATGGGGCCCTTTTTGAGGCCGGCGATACGATCAGGGTCAAGGCGAGAGGCAGAAAAAGGAGATGCAGGAAAACGGAAAGAAGTGAACCAAACCCGGCGAAGAACCTGAAAATATGCATCAGTCAACGACAAAGAGCATAGGCAACGCAGCGGATAGTCGTGGCTTTTGTGAATACAATATGCTGCAGGTACCCGAATTGATTGAGATAAGAAATGGGACTGAGGTTCTAGAGCGGCTTGGTATTTCGTCCTAGAATCACGGTGTATCTTAGGAAAATTGAAGGGTCATATCTCTTTTTGCATCCCCGGGATTTGGTCCCACAGATCCATGCTCTGCAGTTTGGCTGTCTTACGGACTCCTGCCGGCTGCCTCTGGTGGAATCTTCTCTTCAAAATGGGCTAGACTAAGATCAGGGATCCAGGAACCGGAGGCAGACTCTGTCTTCGTTGTTTTCTCGATTGGTCAGTGCCCGGTGTTTCTCTTGGGGCTTATTTTCGTCATGGCTCCGGGATTATTGGTCAGTACCGGTCCCGGGATGAGAGGCTCTCTCTGGCTGTTAACCGGATCGAGTGGGGAGATGTTACGAAACGGCATTAGTCAATAGGCTTTTGGAGACTAAGCTCGGTCCATTCGAAAAAAACCGCGGCAAATAAGGTTAAATGGAGGGCCTCGTGGAGGAGATAAGGAAAGAAGATGGGACCAAGGAGTATGTCTGTGGAAGATGCGGATTTGTTTACAGGGAAAAGGAATGGGCCGAAAAATGCGAGGCTTGGTGCTCCGCGCATCAGGCATGCAACCTCGACATTACAGGGCACGCAGTCAAGGCCGATTCGTGACGTAAGCTCCAGACAGGATAGCTCAACCGGATTGGATTCAGAGCCGAAGCCGTTGAGCAGTTACCCGGGCGGGGCATTGTGGGGAGTAGTTGGGGGGCTCGGGTGAAACAGAGAATCGAAGTTGCTGAAAGGGGTAATCCCATGGCAGAGGAGTATGATCTCATAGTGATCGGGACAGGGTCGGCCGGGTGGCAGGAGGGAACGAGGTAGGCCGGATCCGGATTCCTTATTGATTCGAGATTGCCGTCAACGCCCGCCTGATCCGCTCCCGGGTCTCCGGGGAAAGTATAGGGTGGGAAAATGGCTCTGGAGGTTCGATTACCTCAGTGTGATAACGTACCGCCTCTCTCATCAGAAGCATCCGGCAAGGAGCCGGTGCCTGTTTTGGGTGGGTGGTTTCTTGCCGTCTCTAGAAGTGGTAACAGACGGCATCTTAACAAAAAGATCGTGGCCGAAGGGATTACCAGCCATTGAAGGACGGGAGTGAGGCCCACCCTGACCAATGGGATAACGGGCATCGATTCATTATAGCCCCAGGATCTAAAAATCTGAACATTCGTCAACTCGCTGAACAGTGTGTAAATCACTCCGATCATCACAAAGCCGGCAAAATTCCTCATGTTCAATTCAAGGAACCATCTACGGTTCCGAGCCATCAAGGAGACAAGCCAGAAAGATGCGAGAGTGATCATGACATCTCCAAAGGTGCAATGAAGCCATCCGTATAGCATGGCATTAAAATCAGAATCCTTCAATGTATAGAAATACGTATGGACAACCTCCCAAGAGAAATTCAGGAAAAAGGACAAGAACAAGAGACCTGTCTCTGGTACGCGAGAAAACCGGAATCGTCTCAAAGTAAGCCCTCTGGCTCCCTTTCCGATGCGATAGCTATGCCATGTAGCAGATCCGGTTCAATTGTTCAGAACACCGCCGAAGGTGTCTTCTTTTTTTCCAGGAGCGATGCCACATAATCGATTTCTTCTTCGGTTGTGTCCCGTCCCAGGCTGAAACGGATGGCCCCCATGCCGACTCGAGGGTCGAGCCCCATGGCTTTCAGCACAGGAGAGAGTTCAACTGAGCCCTCGTGACAGGCGGAACCCGTGGAGGCGGCCACCCCGGTAAGCCCGGCCAGAATTTCTGCACCGACCCGACCGGCGAAGCCTACGTTGAGCGTGTTTGGAAGTCGTTCGGTCGGGTGACCATTGAGAACCACACCCGCCCCGAACATTTCCTGAATACGGCTCCAAAAAAGGTCTCTAAGAGATCTTACGGAACCCATTCCGACCCAATTTTCGGCAAGCTCACAGGCCCTTCCGAGCCCCACAATCAGAAGCACGTTCTCGGTTCCCGCGCGCCGTCCTCCCTCGTGGCCTGCCCCGTGGATCAGAGGTTCAATCTGCGTCCCTTTGCGGACATAGAGCGCCCCGACTCCTTTTGGCCCGTAAACCTTGTGCCCCGCCACCGAAAGGAGGTCAACACCGAGATCATCCACGTTCACCGGTATCTTGCCCACGGATTGGGCCGCGTCTGTGTGGAAGAGGATGCCATGGCTCCGGACGATTTCCGAAATCTCACGGATCGGCTGAACCGTGCCCACCTCGTTGTTGGCATGCATGACGCTCACAAGAATCGTCTGAGGCGTTAGGGCGCGCCTGACATGTTGGGGGTCAACACGCCCAAAACGATCGACTGGCAGGTATGTTGCTCTTGCACCAAGCTTCTCCAGAAACCGGCACGGATTTATGACGGCCGGATGTTCCACCTGGGTTGTGATGATGTGGTTCCCTCGACTCTGGTTGGCGTAAAAGACCCCCTTGATGGCGTGGTTGTTGGATTCACTTCCCCCACTGGTAAAGACCACCTCTGTGAGATCGCACCCCAAAAGCCGCGCTACTTGCATACGAGCATTTTCGACGGCCTCTTTTGCGCGCTCCGAGGCCCAGTGTTGGCTCGAAGGGTTCCCGAAGTCGTTCACAAGAAACGGCCGCATGGCATCGCCCACTTCCGGGGCAATGGGGGTGCTGGCATTGCAATCCAAATATACCTTTGCAGTATGAATTTGACCTGGTGGGTTCATCAATCCCTCGCTTTTACTCTTTTCGGGTGAGAAGCTCCTTAACTACGTGTTGAAAACAAGCCCCTTGTGGTTGGATTCTTTGCCGTCCCATTTTAGTGTACCTGAAGGAATATTCACCTGTTTTTTTTCATAGGGCCGAGGGAAAAACACCCATAGGCTCGTCACGGCTGGGCAACGGCGTTATCCTCTTGAAAAGCGGAACAATTGTAAGGTTAACAACATGCAAGACTGCTTTTCCATCCTCTATCTGCCTCCCCCGAGAGGCTCTCTGCCCTGGCGGTTGAGGGTATACTCGCCGGGTTTGCCGGTGAACGGGAGAGCCAGCATCCAGGGCAGGGTCAGGCGCCTGGCGTCGCGGAATTGAGAAAGGCCGATAGTCATGCCCTCGTGTCCCCGGGCAGGCTGGTCCCGGTACGTTCCCATCAGACGATCCCACCAGGGCAGGTTGAAACCGAAGTTACTGTTGGTTTCTCGTATCGCCACGGAATGATGGACCCGGTGCATGTCAGGGGTGACGACCAGGAGCCTGAGCCTTTGATCAACCCCTCGGGGAAGGCTGATATTACCGTGATTGAACATTGACGTTCCGTTCAGAAGTACCTCGAAGATGAGTACCGCCGCGGCAGGCGGACCCAATACGACTACTGTGGCGAGTTTGATCCCCAGGGATAGGATGATTTCGATTGGATGGAAGCGCAGCCCTGTAGTCACGTCAAAATCCAGGTCCGCATGATGCATCATGTGCAGGCGCCACAGCACCGGGACCGCATGAAACATCACGTGCTGGAGATAGATGACAAGATCCAGCACTGCCACTCCGGCGACTATTTCGAGCCAGTGGGGCAGGCCCGTATTGTTCAACGCTCCCCACCCTCTTTGCTCAGCCACCAGGGCCATGCCCACGGGCACTACTGGAAACAGTAGACGCACCACCAGAGAATTGAGAAAGGTAACGGCCAGGTTACCGGACCATCGCATGCCCTTGGAGGTGGTCAGGGTGCGCCGGGGTGCAAGCAATTCCCAGATAGCCACCCCAACAAAGATCCCGGAGAAAAAGGCAAGTCGTACCAAGACCTCGCTGTTCATGATCGTGTTCCTTCCTCGCAAAGTCTATACAGGCTTGATCCGGCGCTGTTTTGGAGCCATAAGCCGGAGTCCGTTGAAGATCACCAGAAGCGAAGCCCCCATATCCGCCCCAACTGCCATCCACAAGGTGGCCAACCCGGGAATGGCAAGACCGATGAAAACCGCCTTTGTCAGAAGTGCGAGGGTGATGTTCTGTTTTATGATGCCCAGTGTCTTCCTGCTCAGCCGGATCACAAAGGGCAGCCTGGAGAGATCGTCGGTCATGAGCGCGATGTCTGCCGTCTCCAGGGCCGTGTCCGTTCCGATCGTTCCCATGGCGATCCCCACGCTTGCGACTGCCATGGAGGGTGCATCGTTGACCCCGTCGCCCACCATGGCGACCTTGCCGTACCTTTCCATCAGATCCCTCACGATCGACGCCTTGTCCTCGGGCAGCAGCTCCGCATGGTATTCGTCGATAGGAAGGGATGCCTTGATGGCTTCGGCCGTTGCCCTGCTGTCGCCGGTGAGCATGACGACTTTCTCCACCCCCTCGGCCTTGAGCTGCTCGATGGCCGAGGGGCTTTCGGCCCGGACCTGGTCGGCAATGGCGATGATCCCCAGCGCCCGGTCTTCGCTGGCCAGGATAACGGCTGTCTTCTTCTGCCTTTCGAGATCGAGTAACCTTGATTCGATCTCAAGACTGCATTTTCCGAGCTCCTCGCAGAGACGGTGGCTGCCTATGTAGAAGGTCTTTCCCCCCACTCTTGCCTTTGCTCCCTTGCCGGTAATGGATTGGAAGCCGGTGGCCTTCGGGTACTCTAGGCCCCTTCGCCCTGCTTCTTCGACAATGGCCAGGCCCAGAGGATGTTCGGACCGGTACTCGATTGCGGCTGCGGTACCGAGAATTCTCTCCAGGGGCTCCTTGTTCAGAGCGATCACATCCGTCACCCTTGGAACCCCCTCGGTGAGGGTTCCTGTCTTGTCGAAGGCGACGGCCTTCAATGCCCCGGCCTCCTCGAGATAGACACCTCCCTTTATGAGGATTCCCATGCGAGCCGCCGCGCTGAGGGCCGAGACGATGGAGACCGGTGTGGAGATCACCAGGGCGCAGGGACAGGCGATGACCAGAAGAACCAGTGACCTGTAGAACCAGACATCGAAGGGATATCCAAAGGCAAGGGGAGGGATCACCGCCACCAGAGCAGCCCCTGCGATTACAATAGGGGTATAGTACCTGGCAAACTCGTCTACAAAGCTCTGGGAAGGGGCTTTCTGGGCCTGGGCCTCCTCCACCATATGGATGATCCTTGAGAGGGTGGTATCCTGATAGACATGCGTGACCTCCACTTCCAGGGAGCCCTTTTGATTGATGGTTCCGGCAAACACGGGATCCCCAGGCTGTTTGGCCACAGGCATGGATTCTCCGGTGATCGGGGCCTGGTTGACCCAGGAGTTTCCGTCCGCGACGCGACCATCCAGCCCGATTTTTTCCCCGGGCCTGATGATGATCGTCTCACCGAGTCGAACCTCTTCGGGAGAGATTTTCTCTTCGCGGTCCTTCCTTTTGACCGTGACCTCCCTGGGAGACAAATCCATGAGGGATCGGATGGCGTTTCTGGCCCTGTCCATCGTGTAGTTCTGAAGGAGGTTGGCCACTGAAAAAAGAAACATGACCGTGGCCCCCTCCAGCCACTGCTCGATGACGGCCGCTCCGGCCACTGCAACCGTCATGAGGAAATTCATGTCCAGGCTGAGGTTCATCAGGGCCGTGAATCCCCTTCTGGCGATAAAGTACCCTCCCATAACAATTGCCGCGACATAGAGGGGATCGGTAATCCTGTGGGGATACCCGGCCCAGGAGAAGCCGAGAGCAGCCAGGATGAAGCCCCCTGAAAGAGCGGTCAGAACCAACTGCTTTCGACGCTGCCAGAAGGATTCGACCGGCCTTTTCCGCCCTTTCAGCCTGCCTTTCATTCCGGCCCGGCTGACCGCCTGAATCATCTGGTCGGGCCCGGTACGGACCGAGTCGTACCGTACTCTTACTTCCTGGGCTATTAGATTGAACTGCACGTCCTCTATACCGGGGAGCTTTCTCAGTTGTTTTTCGATTATCGTCGATTCCTCAGGGCAGTCCATTCCCTCCACGGCAAGCACCACATGGCTGTACCGGCCCGACTGGACGAGCTTGTAGCCTGATCGTCCGATCTTGCTGGCTATCTGCCTCTCCCCGGTGAGACCGGGGTCGTATTCGATCCTCAGCTTGGATGTGGCAAAGCTTAGGGACACGGATTTCACTCCTCTGAGCTTCTCGATCTCCTTTGCCAAGGTGGCGGCGCAGTCTGCACAGTCCAATCCCTCAACGGTTCCCTCCCAAATGTTTGCTTTAGATCCATCCATCATCCTGGTTCTCCCGGTTCTC
This window of the Deltaproteobacteria bacterium genome carries:
- a CDS encoding cysteine desulfurase, with translation MNPPGQIHTAKVYLDCNASTPIAPEVGDAMRPFLVNDFGNPSSQHWASERAKEAVENARMQVARLLGCDLTEVVFTSGGSESNNHAIKGVFYANQSRGNHIITTQVEHPAVINPCRFLEKLGARATYLPVDRFGRVDPQHVRRALTPQTILVSVMHANNEVGTVQPIREISEIVRSHGILFHTDAAQSVGKIPVNVDDLGVDLLSVAGHKVYGPKGVGALYVRKGTQIEPLIHGAGHEGGRRAGTENVLLIVGLGRACELAENWVGMGSVRSLRDLFWSRIQEMFGAGVVLNGHPTERLPNTLNVGFAGRVGAEILAGLTGVAASTGSACHEGSVELSPVLKAMGLDPRVGMGAIRFSLGRDTTEEEIDYVASLLEKKKTPSAVF
- a CDS encoding sterol desaturase family protein; translation: MNSEVLVRLAFFSGIFVGVAIWELLAPRRTLTTSKGMRWSGNLAVTFLNSLVVRLLFPVVPVGMALVAEQRGWGALNNTGLPHWLEIVAGVAVLDLVIYLQHVMFHAVPVLWRLHMMHHADLDFDVTTGLRFHPIEIILSLGIKLATVVVLGPPAAAVLIFEVLLNGTSMFNHGNISLPRGVDQRLRLLVVTPDMHRVHHSVAIRETNSNFGFNLPWWDRLMGTYRDQPARGHEGMTIGLSQFRDARRLTLPWMLALPFTGKPGEYTLNRQGREPLGGGR
- the cadA gene encoding cadmium-translocating P-type ATPase, which translates into the protein MDCADCAATLAKEIEKLRGVKSVSLSFATSKLRIEYDPGLTGERQIASKIGRSGYKLVQSGRYSHVVLAVEGMDCPEESTIIEKQLRKLPGIEDVQFNLIAQEVRVRYDSVRTGPDQMIQAVSRAGMKGRLKGRKRPVESFWQRRKQLVLTALSGGFILAALGFSWAGYPHRITDPLYVAAIVMGGYFIARRGFTALMNLSLDMNFLMTVAVAGAAVIEQWLEGATVMFLFSVANLLQNYTMDRARNAIRSLMDLSPREVTVKRKDREEKISPEEVRLGETIIIRPGEKIGLDGRVADGNSWVNQAPITGESMPVAKQPGDPVFAGTINQKGSLEVEVTHVYQDTTLSRIIHMVEEAQAQKAPSQSFVDEFARYYTPIVIAGAALVAVIPPLAFGYPFDVWFYRSLVLLVIACPCALVISTPVSIVSALSAAARMGILIKGGVYLEEAGALKAVAFDKTGTLTEGVPRVTDVIALNKEPLERILGTAAAIEYRSEHPLGLAIVEEAGRRGLEYPKATGFQSITGKGAKARVGGKTFYIGSHRLCEELGKCSLEIESRLLDLERQKKTAVILASEDRALGIIAIADQVRAESPSAIEQLKAEGVEKVVMLTGDSRATAEAIKASLPIDEYHAELLPEDKASIVRDLMERYGKVAMVGDGVNDAPSMAVASVGIAMGTIGTDTALETADIALMTDDLSRLPFVIRLSRKTLGIIKQNITLALLTKAVFIGLAIPGLATLWMAVGADMGASLLVIFNGLRLMAPKQRRIKPV